One genomic window of Fusarium fujikuroi IMI 58289 draft genome, chromosome FFUJ_chr01 includes the following:
- a CDS encoding related to dipeptidyl aminopeptidases/acylaminoacyl-peptidases: MSSTSTSTSTKKTAPYGDWESPISVDSIVSKTRRLSSPRANPKSGRAFYTESREDGSTTIVEILKDTIKDILPSEYSAKNSVYEYGGSTYAVLPDDRIIFSNKGDTVHILNPDSKEVSELTGHPNLRYSNFEANLTSPWVLANQEDHEHDTPDGVRNYIVAINTEITEVKRILDTADFYYEPSFSPDGSKLAWLEWNHPELPFDSARLYTATWNDGSISDISLIAGKDREGVAEPRWGPDGSLFFNKEVGEYRRLYRIIPGSDEHVEIKVDGIGNAEFGELRWFQGSHTYVPLSDRHLVASPYVLGTSRVILIDLESGDWKDIGDSQRLAEVQLDAVARLSNTSVLIIGSGETNAKALYRIDTEGSGQITQVRGSTDDGLPSEFCSKPILKKIHSKGQPERELYGFLWLPHNPDFQAPEGDLPPLIMISHGGPTSYTGPGLAPRTQYFTSRGYAVLAFNYKGSSAHGRKYREALWGNWGLVDSDDAAEFADNLTSEGVVKPGGVGITGVSAGGYNTLRSLTRHPSTFAGGVCLSGASDIKRLDDSTHKLESDYTDHLVLQKGVDKSEKDRICHERSPLFEAQKITAPLLLLHGGSDKITPLDQAQEMANAIEKAGGEVELIVVPEEGHGFGQPKNVRLWLEEEEKWWRKTLL; this comes from the exons ATgtccagcaccagcaccagcaccagcaccaagaagACTGCTCCATATGGAGACTGGGAGTCACCAATTTCAGTCGACTCCATTGTCTCTAAAACTAGAAGACTCTCCTCACCTAGAGCCAAT CCCAAATCTGGTAGAGCTTTCTACACAGAAAGCCGTGAAGACGGAAGCACAACCATTGTTGAGATCCTGAAAGACACTATCAAAGATATTCTTCCATCCGAATACAGTGCCAAGAACAGCGTGTATGAGTATGGCGGTTCAACATACGCCGTTCTCCCAGACGATCgtatcatcttctccaacaagGGCGATACGGTTCATATACTAAACCCGGACAGCAAGGAAGTTTCAGAACTGACTGGCCACCCAAACCTGAGATACTCAAACTTCGAAGCAAACTTGACGTCGCCATGGGTCCTGGCCAACCAGGAAGACCATGAACATGACACTCCTGATGGAGTTCGCAACTATATCGTGGCAATTAACACTGAAATAACCGAGGTGAAGCGGATCCTTGACACTGCTGACTTCTACTACGAACCATCTTTCAGTCCGGATGGTTCAAAGCTTGCGTGGCTGGAGTGGAATCATCCTGAACTGCCTTTTGACTCCGCAAGGCTGTATACTGCGACATGGAACGATGGCTCTATCTCAGACATCAGCCTTATTGCAGGAAAGGATCGTGAGGGAGTTGCAGAGCCTAGATGGGGCCCTGATGGATCTCTATTCTTTAATAAGGAGGTCGGAGAGTATCGTCGCTTGTACCGTATTATTCCCGGAAGTGATGAGCATGTCGAGATCAAAGTCGATGGCATCGGCAACGCGGAGTTTGGGGAACTTCGATGGTTTCAGGGAAG TCATACCTATGTGCCACTGTCTGATCGACATCTTGTCGCTTCTCCCTACGTTCTGGGAACATCTAGGGTGATTCTCATCGATCTAGAGTCTGGAGATTGGAAAGACATCGGTGATTCTCAGAGGCTGGCAGAAGTCCAACTGGACGCAGTTGCACGCCTGAGCAATACTTCAGTTCTCATTATTGGGTCCGGGGAGACTAATGCTAAAGCGCTCTACCGAATTGACACCGAAGGCTCAGGCCAGATCACCCAAGTCCGGGGCTCTACAGATGATGGGCTTCCCAGCGAATTCTGCTCCAAGCCTATCTTGAAGAAAATCCACTCAAAGGGTCAACCCGAAAGAGAATTGTATGGGTTCCTGTGGCTCCCGCACAACCCGGACTTCCAGGCACCAGAAGGGGATCTACCTCCTCTGATCATGATAAGTCACGGAGGGCCAACATCCTACACTGGCCCTGGCCTTGCCCCAAGAACACAATATTTCACCTCGAGAGGATATGCAGTTCTTGCTTTCAACTACAAAGGATCAAGCGCTCATGGGCGTAAATATCGGGAAGCTCTCTGGGGGAACTGGGGCTTAGTGGACTCAGACGACGCTGCGGAATTCGCAGATAATTTGACGTCTGAAGGAGTGGTCAAGCCTGGTGGAGTAGGAATCACTGGTGTAAGCGCAGGAGGTTACAACACCCTTAGAAGCTTGACCCGTCACCCGAGCACCTTCGCTGGCGGTGTATGTCTCTCAGGTGCAAGCGACATCAAACGCCTGGATGACTCAACCCACAAGTTGGAATCAGACTACACAGATCACCTAGTGTTGCAGAAAGGAGTAGACAAGAGTGAAAAGGACAGAATCTGCCATGAGAGAAGTCCCTTGTTCGAAGCCCAAAAGATCACAGCCCCACTGCTGCTCTTGCACGGAGGCAGCGATAAGATCACGCCTTTGGATCAGGCACAAGAGATGGCCAATGCTATTGAGAAGGCAGGGGGTGAGGTTGAGCTTATCGTTGTACCTGAAGAGGGTCATGGATTTGGACAGCCGAAGAACGTGAGGCTGTggcttgaggaggaagagaagtgGTGGAGAAAGACGTTGCTTTAG
- a CDS encoding related to novobiocin biosynthesis protein novR, with translation MLSSKSFRAAPLKRVISRQASLSFSSSASRPRLILPSQKLTTKPYSKVQPSLRSAFFATSSEASVAAPEEPVNQNFAAVATGGIPYPGIPKIEDPYQKRQWQLEHMAGAFRVFARMGFTEGAAGHISVRDPVDPSTFWINPMGVHFGMLEAGHMVHINEDGQVIGGNRVAVNAAGFTIHAAIHKARPDVDAACHAHSKYGKAWSTFGKPLEMISQDACIFYNDHSVYSDFGGVVFEDDEGARIAKALGPKNRSVILQNHGLLTAGKTVDEAAYLFSLMERTCEIQLLVESAGLPRQIIGDEEAEYTYRYNADPEALYTEFQPDFEYEVWKSNGKLKSGVN, from the exons ATGCTCTCATCAAAATCTTTCCGTGCAGCGCCTCTAAAGCGAGTTATCTCCAGGCAGGCCTCACTTTCATTCAGCAGCTCAGCCTCTAGGCCCCGTCTTATTCTACCCTCACAGAAACTCACAACCAAACCTTATTCGAAAGTCCAACCTTCTCTTCGGTCCGCATTCTTCGCAACAAGCTCTGAAGCTTCGGTTGCAGCCCCCGAAGAGCCAGTCAACCAGAACTTTGCAGCTGTTGCAACAGGCGGAATTCCATATCCTGGAATTCCCAAGATTGAGGACCCGTATCAAAAGCGACAATGGCAACTAGAGCATATGGCTGGTGCCTTTCGCGTGTTTGCCCGTATGGGATTCACTGAGGGTGCTGCGGGACATATCAGTGTGAGAGATCCTGTTGATCCTAGTACCTTTTGGATTAACCC GATGGGTGTTCACTTCGGAATGCTTGAGGCAGGCCATATGGTTCATATCAACGAAGACGGTCAAGTCATCGGTGGTAACCGAGTCGCCGTCAACGCAGCTGGTTTTACTATCCACGCTGCTATTCATAAAGCCAGGCCAGATGTGGATGCTGCATGCCACGCTCACTCCAAGTATGGAAAGGCTTGGTCGACATTTGGAAAGCCCCTTGAGATGATAAGTCAAGATGCTTGCATCTTCTATAACGACCACAGCGTGTACTCCGACTTTGGAGGTGTTGTctttgaagacgatgaaggtGCTCGTATTGCCAAAGCACTCGGTCCGAAGAATCGATCCGTCATTCTGCAGAACCATGGGCTGTTGACGGCTGGTAAAACAGTAGACGAAGCGGCGTATTTGTTCTCTCTCATGGAGAGGACATGTGAGATACAGCTCTTGGTGGAAAGTGCTGGACTGCCGAGACAGAttattggtgatgaagaggctgagtACACTTATCGATACAATGCGGACCCT GAGGCGTTGTATACAGAGTTCCAGCCTGACTTCGAATACGAGGTTTGGAAGTCTAATGGTAAGCTAAAATCGGGCGTTAACTGA
- a CDS encoding related to allantoate permease, with translation MSSDVEMEKVPIPVPFPPPAAVDDVDSTLGKDVDAHIHYVEAISDLEKQLLRKQDLRIIPLSSAIYFLSFLDRTNIGNAMILNSSTDNDMQRETKMTDHQFVISLMLFLVSYAVFEVPSNILLKKLRPSRWLAFLMFCWGAMTILTAATNSFGSVTAVRFLLGVFEAGLFPGLVYYLTFWYKHDERSVRVAFILASATLAGAFGGAIAYGIGHMNGTAGLSGWRWLFILEGIPSCLAAFLVLFFLPDWPERAKWLSEAEKDMAIHRMYHEGSKESHPTMTWAEAKETLMDWRLYAHYAIYFASGPAFASLSLFAPSITVGLGYYDLKAQLMTVPPWAIAYACQVLVAWSADHFNARGVHTAMAAAVGAIGFIISAALPADAYAARYGGLIMATAGSFACMPPMLGWLSSNVFTTASTGLAIALNVSLGGGIGQIPGVWIYQTSQREGGFTTGHWVNAALLLFVSVVALGLRMFYGWKNRKLREYAESRAVPYRCYKL, from the exons ATGTCGAGCGACGTGGAAATGGAAAAGGTGCCCATTCCTGTGCCGTTCCCTCCTCCGGCCGCCGTTGACGATGTCGATTCGACTCTCGGAAAAGACGTT GACGCCCACATTCACTATGTCGAAGCTATAAGCGACCTCGAGAAGCAGCTTCTCCGGAAACAAGACCTACGCATCATTCCACTATCAAGCGCCATCTacttcttgtccttcctCGATCGAACGAATATCGGAAACGCCATGATCCTCAATTCGTCGACCGACAACGATATGCAGCGTGAGACCAAGATGACGGACCATCAATTCGTCATCTCCCTCatgctcttcctcgtctcatATGCGGTGTTCGAAGTTCCAAGTAACATACTTCTCAAGAAATTGCGACCCAGCCGTTGGCTCGCTTTTCTCATGTTTTGCTGGGGTGCAATGACGATATTGACGGCTGCCACCAACAGCTTCGGCAGTGTTACAGCTGTGCGATTCCTACTGGGTGTCTTCGAGGCTGGATTGTTTCCTGGGTTGGTGTACTACTTGACATTTTGGTACAAGCACGATGAGCGCAGTGTTCG CGTTGCATTCATACTCGCATCTGCCACTCTCGCCGGCGCATTTGGCGGCGCAATCGCCTATGGCATCGGCCACATGAACGGCACAGCTGGTCTCTCTGGCTGGCGttggctcttcatcctcgaggGCATCCCGTCTTGCCTGGCCGCCTTCCtcgttctcttcttcctacCCGATTGGCCGGAGCGAGCAAAATGGTTATCtgaagcagagaaggatatgGCTATTCACCGGATGTACCATGAGGGTTCTAAGGAATCGCATCCGACGATGACCTGGGCAGAGGCCAAGGAAACCTTAATGGATTGGCGACTGTATGCGCATTATGCAATCTACTTTGCGTCTGGGCCGGCGTTCGCGAGTTTGAGCTTGTTTGCGCCGTCAATCACCGTTGGATTGGGTTATTACGACTTGAAAGCACAGTTGATGACGGTGCCTCCGTGGGCCATTGCTTATG CCTGCCAGGTTTTGGTGGCTTGGTCGGCGGACCACTTCAACGCCCGAGGCGTTCACACAGCCATGGCTGCAGCCGTGGGTGCTATTGGCTTCATTATATCGGCTGCGCTTCCGGCCGACGCCTATGCAGCCCGCTACGGAGGTTTAATAATGGCAACGGCCGGCTCTTTTGCATGCATGCCACCCATGCTGGGATGGCTCAGCTCCAATGTTTTCACGACGGCTTCTACCGGTCTCGCCATTGCCCTCAATGTTAGTCTCGGCGGGGGGATTGGACAGATCCCTGGCGTTTGGATCTACCAGACCTCACAGCGAGAAGGAGGATTCACGACAGGCCACTGGGTCAATGCGGCTCTCCTGCTGTTTGTGTCAGTTGTGGCCCTGGGCCTGAGGATGTTCTATGGTTGGAAGAATCGGAAGTTGAGAGAATATGCCGAAAGTCGCGCGGTGCCTTATCGATGCTATAAGTTGTAG
- a CDS encoding related to serine/threonine-protein kinase translates to MSTIQQLKNFIRHGKQARAAAPEEAPRKTEQQQAPTVQHKTASDPSNTHYARAQEPGNEYGDDDYSRSKSKKRIDDEKLAKLIAEENASKSKFPRYPGLERWELVDKMGDGAFSNVYRARDTTGQQGEVAIKVVRKYEMNSMQRSNILKEVQIMRQLDHPNIIKLVEFSESRQYYYIILELAPGGELFHQIVRLTYFSEELSRHVIVQVAKALEYLHEEKGVVHRDIKPENILFEPIPVVPSKHPKPKQPGDEDKVDEGEFIPGQGAGGIGRIKIADFGLSKIVWDNQTMTPCGTVGYTAPEIVKDERYSKSVDMWALGCVLYTLLCGFPPFYDESIEVLTEKVAKGQYTFLSPWWDEISKSAQDLISHLLTVDPEKRFTITEFLAHPWIAGNGPTPREEMKKSDGMLRAFDATKFEESGKRYDFRSPGAVNLREVFDVGYAVHRQEEEGKRRAQIGPKGTPARFLGGLNEEDEDDDVMQIDGQDNTAAKPNAATQALEQSMRKANIRDQEQQQQSRGRERERAERGYGQHSATVAAAARQQVRERNRQRGAFELNLDNATLLGKRNKKVPVMGV, encoded by the exons ATGTCTACCATTCAGCAACTCAAGAACTTTATCCGGCACG GCAAGCAAGCTCGTGCCGCTGCTCCTGAAGAGGCTCCACGCAAGACAGAACAGCAACAGGCGCCCACAGTCCAGCACAAGACAGCATCAGATCCCAGTAACACCCACTACGCAAGGGCACAAGAGCCCGGAAACGAATATGGCGATGACGATTACTCACgcagcaagagcaagaagcgCATCGACGATGAGAAGCTCGCCAAGCTTATTGCCGAGGAGAATGCCAGCAAGAGCAAATTCCCTCGTTACCCCGGCCTCGAGCGCTGGGAGCTCGTCGACAAGATGGGTGATGGTGCCTTCAGCAATGTTTACCGCGCCCGCGACACAACAGGTCAGCAAGGCGAGGTCGCCATCAAAGTAGTACGCAAGTACGAGATGAACAGTATGCAG CGATCAAATATCTTGAAGGAGGTCCAGATTATGCGCCAACTCGACCACCCCAATATTATCAAGCTCGTCGAATTCTCCGAATCGAGGCAATATTATTACATCATTCTAGAGCTTGCCCCTGGTGGTGAACTTTTCCACCAGATTGTCCGCTTGACATATTTCAGCGAGGAGCTTTCCCGACACGTCATTGTTCAGGtggccaaggctcttgaatATCTCCACGAGGAGAAGGGTGTTGTTCATCG TGACATCAAGCCCGAGAACATTCTGTTTGAGCCCATTCCTGTGGTGCCTTCTAAGCACCCGAAACCCAAGCAGCCTGGCGATGAGGACAAGGTTGACGAGGGCGAGTTCATTCCCGGCCAAGGTGCCGGTGGTATTGGTCGCATCAAGATTGCCGATTTTGGTCTCTCCAAGATTGTTTGGGATAACCAGACCATGACTCCTTGTGGAACTGTTGGCTACACAGCACCGGAAATCGTAAAGGACGAGCGATACTCCAAGTCAGTCGATATGTGGGCGCTAGGATGTGTGCTATACACTCTGCTTTGCGGTTTCCCACCCTTCTACGATGAGAGTATCGAGGTGCTCACTGAGAAAGTTGCCAAGGGCCAGTACACTTTCTTGTCGCCATGGTGGGACGAGATCTCAAAGTCCGCCCAGGATCTTATCAGCCATCTCCTGACTGTGGATCCTGAGAAGCGATTTACGATTACCGAGTTCCTCGCTCATCCATGGATCGCCGGAAACGGACCTACTCCCcgagaagagatgaagaagtctGATGGTATGCTCCGGGCCTTTGATGCTACGAAATTCGAAGAGTCTGGCAAGCGATACGACTTCCGATCTCCTGGCGCTGTTAACCTGCGTGAGGTATTCGATGTCGGTTATGCTGTTCATCgtcaggaggaagagggcaAGCGAAGAGCGCAGATCGGCCCCAAGGGCACACCAGCGCGCTTCCTCGGTGGCCTcaacgaagaggatgaagacgatgatgtcaTGCAGATCGATGGTCAAGATAACACCGCTGCCAAGCCCAACGCAGCGACTCAGGCCCTTGAGCAAAGTATGCGAAAGGCTAATATCCGAGatcaagagcagcagcaacaatcTCGGGGTCGTGAGCGGGAGCGTGCTGAGAGAGGTTACGGCCAACATTCGGCAACAGTTGCCGCGGCTGCTCGACAGCAGGTCCGTGAGCGCAACCGTCAGCGAGGAGCATTCGAGCTCAACCTGGACAACGCTACCCTTCTGGGCAAGCGAAACAAGAAGGTTCCTGTCATGGGGGTATAG
- a CDS encoding related to MUC1 Extracellular alpha-1,4-glucan glucosidase: protein MPRLLTLAAGLALAAAQLTSSSLENHVDTLTLGASFNPVKEAYWTGLPHHRRTPFAVSPDGKTAFLAYLDASGTGVHIQGVDPKTFAAVGTPITVKNGKEAGGLVAHNDGFALLTNEVVSGESKDPLPVIYKYTNGKQAFRTLLGGSGFSGNALASPDINGDLVFSEKAGYYAAYIVVTSYSGDASGHFGDAIRYITPEGKVEEIQGASSSWGCSHNTGIAFEAADEPPFASLCSEDQGAIWLNTETQGMSNNGVKVSNEHVINGASNEPMGGMSGSYSSLARFIGADSYIFSWVSRGAIDLTLNDWMGEGYTHAENRTNNRNVAIALFSDKKTLIGEQASSKVGAKDGDSQVTWVTDGANDCSNAHVATFDASTALVTWEEISNPVCEFEAMGCKGKFAGTKFQAVDSKGKKLGSAITSEDTYVAGDMVTMSDGRICWPYVNMAWSLSGPTQAADVKKISFACISNGSGSGSGSGSTTKASTAISQASATKTPNAGAAKPSTVESAAAAEGSSGESTVPEGAPRPSFATVPGSVTDVLSAPTEVSSSAAAEKPSSVVIKPSAPTVPDAGETDTPTDGDGEPATAEAPTKAAPTASKPTDSEDDCDEQESGNAPVATQAPTESAAPVETIPTSADGEDDCNEEASGNSPVTTQAPTKVNKPSGRRTRTRTRTHTPRPSSPFSKKECVAKTVTQTVYVTATATPGY from the coding sequence ATGCCTCGTCTTCTTACTCTCGCTGCCGGCCTGGCGCTGGCTGCTGCCCAACTCACCTCCTCCTCGCTCGAGAATCACGTCGATACCCTCACTTTGGGTGCCTCTTTCAACCCCGTCAAGGAAGCCTACTGGACTGGCCTTCCTCACCATCGCCGAACTCCCTTTGCCGTCTCTCCAGATGGAAAAACTGCTTTCTTGGCTTACCTCGATGCTAGCGGTACCGGTGTCCACATCCAGGGTGTTGACCCCAAGAcctttgctgctgttggaacTCCCATTACGGTCAAGAACGGTAAGGAGGCTGGTGGTCTCGTTGCCCACAACGATGGCTTTGCCCTCTTGACCAACGAGGTTGTCTCTGGAGAGTCTAAGGATCCTCTCCCTGTGATCTACAAGTACACCAATGGCAAGCAGGCTTTCCGAACTCTCCTTGGTGGTTCTGGCTTCTCAGGAAATGCGCTTGCTTCTCCTGACATCAACGgtgatcttgtcttctctgAGAAGGCTGGCTACTACGCCGCCTACATCGTTGTCACCTCTTACAGTGGCGATGCTTCCGGTCACTTTGGTGATGCCATTCGCTACATCACCCCTGAGGGCAAGGTGGAGGAGATCCAGGGCGCCTCCTCGTCTTGGGGCTGCTCTCACAACACTGGTATCGCCTTCGAAGCCGCCGATGAGCCTCCTTTCGCTTCCCTCTGCTCCGAAGATCAGGGTGCTATCTGGTTGAACACCGAGACTCAGGGCATGAGCAACAACGGTGTCAAGGTCTCCAACGAGCACGTCATCAACGGTGCCAGCAACGAGCCAATGGGTGGAATGAGTGGCTCTTACAGCTCTCTTGCTCGTTTCATTGGTGCTGACTCTTACATCTTCTCCTGGGTTTCTCGTGGTGCTATCGATCTTACTCTCAACGATTGGATGGGTGAGGGCTACACTCACGCCGAGAACCGTACCAACAACCGCAACGTTGCCATTGCTCTTTTCTCTGACAAGAAGACCCTCATTGGCGAGCAGGCTTCCTCCAAGGTCGGTGCCAAGGATGGTGATAGCCAAGTCACCTGGGTGACTGATGGTGCCAATGACTGCTCCAACGCTCACGTTGCTACCTTCGATGCTTCCACTGCTCTTGTCACCTGGGAGGAGATCTCCAACCCCGTCTGCGAGTTCGAGGCCATGGGCTGCAAGGGTAAGTTTGCTGGTACCAAGTTCCAGGCTGTCGAcagcaagggcaagaagcttggctCTGCCATTACTTCTGAGGATACATACGTTGCTGGTGACATGGTCACTATGTCTGATGGCCGTATCTGCTGGCCCTATGTCAACATGGCTTGGTCTCTCAGTGGGCCTACTCAGGCTGCcgatgtcaagaagatctccTTCGCTTGTATCTCCAACGGCAGCGGCTCTGGATCCGGGTCTGGATCTACCACCAAGGCTTCTACTGCTATTTCTCAGGCTTCTGCTACCAAGACTCCCAATGCTGGTGCTGCCAAGCCTTCGACTGTTGAgtctgctgccgctgctgagGGTTCCTCTGGAGAATCTACCGTCCCTGAGGGCGCACCACGTCCCTCTTTCGCTACAGTCCCTGGCTCTGTGACTGATGTTCTCTCCGCACCAACTGAGGTCAGTtcgtctgctgctgctgagaagcctTCTTCAGTTGTGATCAAGCCCTCTGCTCCCACTGTCCCCGATGCTGGAGAGACCGATACCCCCactgatggtgatggcgaacCTGCTACCGCTGAGGCTCCTACAAAGGCCGCCCCCACTGCTTCGAAGCCCACCGATAGTGAGGACGACTGTGATGAGCAGGAATCCGGCAACGCCCCTGTTGCAACCCAGGCCCCTACCGAGAGCGCAGCCCCTGTTGAGACTATTCCCACCTCCGCTGACGGTGAAGATGACTGCAACGAGGAAGCCTCAGGTAACTCTCCTGTTACCACTCAGGCACCCACCAAGGTTAACAAGCCTTCTGGCCGCCGCACCCGCACTCGAACCCGCACTCATACCCCTCGCCCCAGCTCCCCTTTTTCCAAGAAGGAGTGTGTGGCTAAGACTGTTACTCAGACTGTCTATGTCACTGCTACTGCTACCCCTGGGTACTAG